Proteins from a genomic interval of Prevotella sp. E13-27:
- a CDS encoding restriction endonuclease subunit S — MSEIKKLIERLCPDGVEYKKLGEVCVMQRGTSMTKKNAVEGDIPVISGGKEPAFYINKSNREGETITVAGSGAGAGYVQYWNKPIFVNDAFSVKGSEELLTKYVYYCMKNMQEQITGTQKGGGVPHVHISSIDNFEIPVPPIEVQSKIVEYLDNFTELEAELEIKLEAELEARRKQYEYYRNQLLTFDKDKGARFDVKWMKMSEVGTFTRGKRFVRTDIVEDGVPCIHYGDMYTYYGLKAYKAKTHLTPEKAQKMRFAKKNDVVIVGAGENKNDIGVGVAWLGEEDVAVHDACYIFSSDLYPQYVSHFLRTESYHKQIYPLVSEGKICSISAQSIGRAIIPIPPLEEQQRIVSILDRFETLTTDLQSGLPAEIEARRKQYEYYREKLLTFKRYGKLQ; from the coding sequence ATGAGTGAGATAAAGAAACTTATCGAAAGACTTTGCCCAGATGGGGTTGAGTATAAGAAGTTGGGGGAAGTTTGCGTTATGCAACGCGGAACTTCAATGACTAAAAAGAATGCAGTTGAAGGCGATATTCCTGTTATATCAGGAGGAAAAGAACCTGCTTTCTATATTAATAAGTCTAATCGTGAAGGCGAAACAATAACAGTAGCAGGAAGTGGTGCAGGAGCAGGTTATGTGCAATACTGGAACAAACCAATATTTGTCAATGATGCATTTTCGGTTAAAGGTTCTGAAGAATTGCTTACAAAATATGTGTACTATTGCATGAAAAATATGCAAGAGCAGATTACTGGTACTCAAAAAGGTGGTGGTGTTCCTCATGTACACATTTCCAGCATTGATAACTTCGAAATCCCTGTACCTCCCATCGAGGTGCAGAGTAAAATTGTCGAGTATCTCGACAATTTTACGGAGCTAGAAGCGGAGCTAGAAATAAAGTTAGAAGCGGAGCTAGAAGCAAGGCGAAAGCAATACGAATATTACAGGAATCAACTCCTGACATTCGACAAAGATAAAGGGGCAAGATTTGATGTAAAGTGGATGAAGATGAGTGAGGTTGGAACATTTACAAGAGGAAAACGTTTTGTGAGGACTGATATCGTTGAAGATGGAGTTCCCTGCATCCACTATGGGGATATGTACACCTATTATGGCTTGAAAGCATACAAAGCGAAAACTCACCTTACACCTGAAAAAGCGCAGAAAATGCGTTTTGCAAAAAAGAATGATGTAGTAATTGTTGGAGCTGGTGAAAACAAAAATGATATAGGTGTAGGTGTCGCATGGTTGGGAGAAGAAGATGTTGCAGTGCATGATGCCTGTTATATTTTCTCAAGCGATTTATACCCACAATACGTATCACATTTCTTAAGAACAGAATCATATCATAAACAAATTTATCCTCTTGTTTCTGAGGGAAAGATTTGTTCTATCTCAGCGCAGAGTATAGGTAGGGCAATTATTCCTATCCCCCCATTGGAAGAGCAACAAAGAATCGTCTCCATCCTTGACCGCTTTGAGACACTGACTACCGACCTGCAGAGTGGTTTGCCAGCAGAGATTGAAGCAAGGCGCAAACAATACGAATATTATAGAGAGAAACTATTGACATTTAAGCGATATGGCAAATTACAATAG